A single genomic interval of Phaeodactylum tricornutum CCAP 1055/1 chromosome 5, whole genome shotgun sequence harbors:
- a CDS encoding predicted protein, with translation MSLLGASAMMGDIWSTGAFSLESPLKDLLDSGSYTMEQLLAEDELLQELRGVHPKLISFFSTPEAVTKLVDYIMLSPDSPVPTEDLTEAIESHSQEAQLNIEDSPNASPDLAYAEDCNIAENDQTKEKKRPGEWMMEHATESFDDEPETTAVDDKSKHPERDPEMLHIRFPFVACEIICCEVPAILDTFVHSNVPSSYTTAWSAPSATTPLPHPEQIVERNGEDVEIVELRPTRILDRLFDVLFKTPRGALDDYRAGYFDKVLSVLFRTRPAEMTTFVNEGGFHGKLELMKSMMKHLYAHSVMQIVQRLLLPQRPRPQISEDEIDDDDDIQEGLLVEGLEQVGEEDGGIRCDWSQTGEALEMLLACLINPQIADQNDTTVDSSACVEHRLDLSLHASEVLITVIQNSMLSSETMLRLTSYESLEQLLLAATTVPEGTSFSPHESLLTSSMSVLESLILQLGGYGAVGTMSLLPPAEESIESVPSDAKVSPEDEDSLMSPESNGMVGSNHLIADLSAFLSLLPRLLKGMSSLLRHPAAKGWTSMMQYSMTEPQQLLGTSRLRLIRVLEALVLLGDPEVDARLTQSDCLKVSLDLFWEFQWCSMLHQSVANMLVHVFEGRNGRVEMQEYFVVNCNLLERLMGSFETQVATPRLENVVSNILDESITVSSSLNGERGSLDKLPVSEDDIEAALEQEEEDAATRQSSNSDNSPSMAFANDELIMGEPPKIVDQTGLRETSTIGGHASSQSFRYGYMGHVIIICQALVHACSNEVDEEDATNEDPDNVSITQDSLLLAEFVNSHPLSDMWDDFITSTLVTETATQSMPLGGFPANGIDPLHSHRPGMPDDGDDDDGSRPLPPRGMLGGGEAIDMDDNDLDIAASMMAGLGLGPPIPTDDGSGSEGDDSDVFSGSGDSEKSYNSGETNNVGGGYVFDDPLGKTGGLGIELGKLTQYNSENGSNEIVPRPTDDDDDVDEQNDSSDEETGDRTDRTSKVQIMDLFAGNFNECFGEPTVEAVPEANASFSADFANFDAAFAEADIESTTGGTVTDDVFGEFSSEPAFADSKDHSESESSSRNSEIEEIFGKGDHVAILEESLATELVPQSKKLSSPEQETQVDREDGDDDYSHRDPGIIGRADPAIEIESPVNELSISLSGNFRDGDASNELALEKNHEADAQTRDEIQPSICPKVVEPVPSNDQ, from the coding sequence ATGTCTTTACTAGGTGCTTCCGCCATGATGGGCGACATCTGGTCCACGggagccttttccttggaatCTCCATTGAAAGACTTGCTCGATTCTGGCTCCTACACCATGGAACAGCTACTGGCGGAAGATGAATTGTTGCAAGAATTGCGCGGTGTCCATCCGAAATTAATTTCTTTTTTCTCCACACCCGAAGCGGTGACGAAACTAGTGGATTACATTATGCTATCTCCGGATTCTCCCGTTCCCACGGAGGACCTAACAGAGGCGATTGAAAGTCACTCACAAGAAGCGCAGTTGAACATTGAGGATTCTCCAAACGCATCCCCCGATCTTGCTTATGCTGAAGACTGTAACATTGCAGAGAATGACcaaacaaaggaaaagaagagaCCAGGAGAATGGATGATGGAGCATGCCACGGAATCGTTCGATGATGAACCCGAGACTACCGCTGTTGACGACAAGTCCAAACATCCGGAGCGAGACCCTGAAATGTTGCATATTCGATTCCCGTTTGTGGCTTGTGAAATTATTTGTTGCGAAGTACCCGCCATTCTCGACACATTTGTACATTCAAATGTGCCATCCTCATACACTACCGCCTGGTCGGCGCCAAGCGCTACCACGCCTCTACCACATCCGGAACAAATTGTTGAACGAAACGGTGAAGATGTAGAAATTGTTGAGCTCAGACCAACACGTATTCTCGATCGCCTTTTCGATGTACTGTTTAAGACACCTCGTGGTGCGCTCGATGATTACCGAGCCGGCTATTTTGATAAAGTTTTGTCGGTTCTCTTTCGAACTCGACCAGCAGAGATGACCACATTCGTGAACGAAGGGGGATTCCACGGAAAGCTTGAGCTCATGAAATCTATGATGAAGCACCTCTACGCGCATTCCGTCATGCAAATTGTCCAGCGCTTGTTATTGCCACAACGACCTAGACCGCAAATATCGGAGGACGAAatcgatgacgatgacgatatTCAAGAAGGCCTTCTCGTCGAGGGTCTAGAGCAGGTTGGCGAGGAAGACGGAGGTATTCGATGCGATTGGTCACAAACTGGAGAAGCGCTCGAAATGCTCTTGGCTTGTCTTATCAACCCACAAATAGCGGATCAGAATGATACGACTGTGGATTCCTCTGCTTGCGTGGAACACAGGTTGGATTTGTCATTGCACGCCTCGGAGGTTCTCATTACTGTAATTCAGAATTCCATGCTGTCCTCAGAAACGATGCTGCGTTTGACTTCGTATGAGTCGTTGGAGCAACTCTTGCTTGCGGCCACGACCGTTCCGGAAGGTACCTCGTTCAGTCCCCACGAGTCGCTCTTGACCTCATCTATGAGTGTGTTGGAGAGTTTGATTCTGCAGCTGGGAGGTTACGGTGCGGTTGGAACGATGTCTTTGCTACCGCCTGCCGAAGAATCCATTGAAAGCGTTCCTTCAGATGCTAAGGTATCCCCGGAAGATGAGGACTCACTGATGTCGCCAGAAAGCAATGGGATGGTAGGTAGCAATCATCTGATTGCGGACCTGTCGGCTTTCCTCTCGCTTTTACCAAGATTATTGAAGGGTATGTCGAGTCTGCTGCGCCATCCTGCGGCGAAAGGTTGGACTTCGATGATGCAGTATTCCATGACAGAACCTCAGCAGCTTCTGGGAACTTCCCGACTGCGCCTCATTCGTGTGTTGGAAGCCCTTGTATTATTGGGAGACCCCGAAGTAGATGCTCGGCTTACACAATCGGATTGTCTGAAAGTTTCTCTTGATTTGTTTTGGGAATTCCAGTGGTGTTCTATGCTTCATCAGTCCGTCGCCAACATGTTGGTCCATGTTTTTGAAGGTCGAAATGGAAGGGTTGAGATGCAAGAGTACTTTGTTGTAAACTGCAATCTTCTCGAGCGACTTATGGGCTCGTTTGAAACTCAAGTGGCGACTCCCAGGTTAGAAAACGTGGTGTCGAATATTTTGGATGAGAGTATTACCGTGTCGTCTTCACTAAATGGTGAAAGGGGAAGCTTGGATAAACTCCCTGTTTCGGAAGATGATATCGAGGCAGCCTtggagcaagaagaagaagacgctgCAACAAGGCAGTCGTCGAATTCTGACAATAGTCCGAGTATGGCTTTTGCGAACGATGAACTGATTATGGGAGAGCCACCCAAAATTGTCGACCAAACTGGGTTGCGCGAAACGTCGACAATTGGCGGGCACGCCTCGTCGCAATCTTTTCGCTATGGCTATATGGGCCATGTTATCATTATTTGCCAAGCACTAGTTCATGCGTGCTCGAACGAAGTTGATGAGGAAGATGCAACGAATGAGGATCCCGATAACGTCAGCATAACCCAAGATAGTCTTTTGCTTGCTGAGTTTGTAAACAGTCATCCATTAAGCGACATGTGGGATGATTTTATTACCTCTACCCTGGTGACAGAAACTGCTACCCAGTCAATGCCTCTAGGTGGATTTCCTGCAAACGGTATCGATCCCCTTCATTCTCACCGACCTGGAATGCCCGATGAtggagacgatgatgacgggTCTAGACCGTTACCGCCGCGCGGTATGCTGGGAGGAGGTGAAGCGATAGACATGGATGACAATGATCTTGATATTGCTGCAAGTATGATGGCTGGATTAGGGCTTGGTCCGCCAATACCTACCGATGATGGATCTGGTAGTGAAGGAGACGATTCTGATGTATTCTCTGGTTCTGGTGATTCCGAAAAATCGTACAACTCTGGCGAAACAAACAATGTAGGAGGTGGCTATGTTTTTGACGATCCTTTGGGAAAGACGGGTGGTCTTGGCATTGAACTTGGGAAGCTTACGCAGTACAATTCAGAAAACGGATCGAACGAAATAGTGCCGAGGCCAAcagacgatgatgacgacgtcGATGAGCAGAACGATTCTTCTGACGAGGAGACGGGAGACAGAACAGATCGAACCTCTAAGGTACAGATcatggatttgtttgccGGAAACTTCAACGAATGCTTTGGCGAACCAACTGTAGAGGCAGTGCCAGAAGCTAACGCTTCTTTCTCGGCAGATTTTGCAAACTTTGATGCCGCTTTTGCCGAAGCCGACATAGAGTCAACTACCGGAGGTACCGTGACCGACGATGTTTTTGGTGAATTTTCGAGCGAGCCGGCTTTCGCTGACAGCAAAGACCATTCCGAGTCGGAATCATCTTCTAGAAACTCAGAGATTGAAGAGATTTTTGGAAAGGGAGATCACGTGGCGATACTTGAAGAATCGCTTGCTACTGAACTTGTGCCACAATCAAAGAAGTTGTCATCACCAGAGCAAGAAACTCAGGTTGATCGCGAAGATGGTGATGACGATTATTCTCATAGGGATCCAGGCATAATTGGTCGTGCGGACCCTGCAATTGAAATCGAAAGTCCGGTTAATGAACTGTCAATTAGTTTGAGCGGAAACTTCAGAGACGGAGATGCATCAAATGAGCTGGCGCTGGAAAAAAATCACGAAGCAGATGCACAAACGCGAGACGAAATTCAACCTTCTATTTGCCCGAAGGTCGTTGAGCCAGTCCCTTCTAACGACCAGTAG
- a CDS encoding predicted protein, which yields LTQAAADRIQELLRGENAKGAIGIRLGTKRRGCNGLSYTLNYALEKPEKDVAMESHGVQVFIEPMALFNIVGTVMDWEESELSSEFTFNNPNSKGECGCGESFNV from the coding sequence CTTACGCAAGCCGCGGCGGATCGCATCCAGGAATTGTTGCGGGGCGAGAACGCGAAGGGTGCAATTGGTATTCGGCTCGGGACGAAGCGGCGTGGCTGCAACGGGTTGTCGTATACGCTGAATTACGCGCTGGAGAAACCCGAAAAGGATGTAGCTATGGAATCGCACGGCGTCCAGGTCTTCATCGAACCTATGGCGCTGTTCAATATTGTTGGTACAGTCATGGACTGGGAAGAATCAGAGTTGAGTAGCGAGTTTACCTTCAACAACCCCAACAGTAAAGGAGAATGCGGGTGTGGGGAATCGTTCAATGTATAA
- a CDS encoding predicted protein — MNNDAFQKLVRERAHVKSTKEIAREAVEAEFHRRGRGKRQRTSDSDSDNDADAPRRKNHSNRSKLNEEQKGENDNVLEELAGKYRDRAKERREGTSGGRQVLSAEQLLEADDPAALVKSLDDESRAQFVKGLDVSLARSNKERIGNTDLTTDHAKDSLDTSNKFPSADVAQAWILSTTDDATTTSLGRDMLTYLKSMHREVEIPMEPTSAGLSIQRSSLTFSLDGDPKNADRAWECPKQQTFARVGESLFIKATPITDDILVRMENASRRAKKATSASFSNKKSDAQQDSTSFSEYYGNDTDNSDDDIFGDLEGEYDPIAEQKTGTSEQKAQLAEGDPDGNDEREMNTNAVPRVSFFELGESRASASGIIEEGTLKKEGYTGLRELGGSTSQRTRLVGLSSTTGYDDDIDTDFNGMLEYKDEEGCLSKKKKKHADEKTDDGKEDGLGQH, encoded by the coding sequence ATGAATAACGATGCATTTCAAAAGTTGGTACGAGAGAGAGCACACGTTAAGAGTACCAAAGAAATTGCTCGCGAAGCTGTGGAAGCCGAGTTCCACAGGCGAGGCCGAGGCAAACGCCAAAGAACGTCCGACAGCGACAGTGACAACGACGCCGACGCTCCGCGTCGTAAGAATCATTCCAATCGTTCAAAGTTAAACGAGGAGCAAAAGGGCGAAAACGACAATGTTCTCGAGGAACTTGCGGGGAAATATCGAGATCGAGCGAAGGAACGGCGCGAAGGGACGTCCGGCGGACGACAGGTTCTATCGGCAGAGCAGCTATTAGAGGCAGATGATCCCGCAGCACTTGTCAAATCGCTCGATGACGAGTCAAGAGCTCAATTTGTAAAAGGTCTGGATGTTTCGTTGGCGCGCTCTAACAAAGAACGCATAGGAAATACGGATCTTACCACAGACCACGCCAAAGACTCGTTGGACACATCCAACAAATTCCCCAGCGCAGACGTTGCCCAAGCTTGGATTTTATCTACCACTGACGATGCAACAACGACTAGCTTAGGTAGAGATATGCTGACGTACCTAAAGTCAATGCATAGAGAAGTGGAAATTCCCATGGAACCGACTTCAGCTGGCTTATCGATTCAAAGGTCTTCCCTAACGTTCTCACTCGATGGCGACCCGAAAAATGCCGATCGTGCTTGGGAATGCCCTAAGCAACAAACGTTTGCCCGAGTCGGTGAGAGCCTATTTATAAAGGCTACGCCCATAACAGACGATATTTTGGTACGGATGGAAAATGCTTCGCGACGGGCGAAGAAGGCAACGTCGGCTAGTTTCAGCAACAAGAAGAGCGACGCGCAACAAGACTCCACATCATTTTCAGAATATTATGGAAATGATACAGACAATAGCGACGATGACATATTTGGGGATCTGGAGGGTGAGTACGATCCGATAGCAGAACAAAAGACAGGAACTTCCGAACAAAAAGCACAGCTCGCGGAAGGCGATCCCGACGGAAATGATGAGAGGGAAATGAACACAAACGCGGTTCCAAGAGTTTCGTTCTTTGAGTTGGGAGAATCGCGCGCGTCCGCATCTGGTATTATTGAAGAAGGTACGCTCAAGAAAGAAGGATATACTGGCTTGAGAGAGTTGGGTGGATCCACTTCTCAAAGAACAAGACTGGTGGGATTGTCATCAACGACTGGATATGACGACGATATTGACACTGATTTCAACGGAATGCTAGAATACAAAGATGAAGAAGGCTGTCtttcaaagaaaaaaaagaagcacGCCGATGAAAAGACGGATGACGGCAAGGAGGATGGACTTGGACAACATTGA
- a CDS encoding predicted protein gives MRVQVSRSSYLVLVSSSAVFVTFRILQWRARSRARKTVERVKEMVEENQPLIVYWDLSVRERILKAAIRRASKWMSLNEDPKPMVGQVGGAAVHKRPVLTLNPDYVLKPLLADHRGIREIAFYESLKILSNNPTNQTYSTFLTGKQKEKSPLLKQAGEVFDTLALAFAISIQDPVVTESEKALKDAWKVVKKEVEALHRLSKFTAPYYGVIGQPGVSHAPECPFGVTDDAHLLLQDLTSNYSKPCVIDLKLGTQTFEPDAPPEKQERELGKYPEQAEFGFRIVGMRMYDPDHPDADEKGFRCFKKPYGRSLKSRDQILDALRTFLCAGVEKPVIASEDKRIAEDGVNNFLTESVRCKTIANLLVQLRQLRRWFEENKSLRFYASSLLLVYEGDTSKDNGSQDAATAKMIDFGRVRRELGGDQAYRVGLRMLNSCLGEILDQEEERLGKHR, from the exons ATGAGGGTCCAAGTTTCACGTTCGTCGTACCTTGTACTTGTGTCTTCGTCTGCAGTTTTCGTGACGTTTAGAATACTTCAATGGAGAGCGAGATCCAGGGCCCGGAAAACCGTGGAACGGGTCAAGGAAATGGTAGAGGAAAATCAACCTTTG ATTGTGTACTGGGATCTGAGCGTACGCGAGCGAATTTTGAAAGCTGCAATCCGCAGAGCTTCAAAATGGATGAGTCTAAACGAAGATCCCAAGCCAATGGTTGGTCAAGTCGGAGGCGCGGCAGTCCATAAGCGACCAGTCCTTACTCTCAATCCTGATTATGTACTGAAACCTTTATTGGCTGACCATCGCGGCATTCGTGAAATTGCCTTTTACGAATCCCTAAAAATCCTTTCGAACAATCCTACGAACCAAACATACTCCACATTTCTTACTGGCAAACAGAAGGAGAAATCTCCGCTATTAAAACAGGCAGGAGAAGTTTTTGATACACTGGCGCTTGCATTTGCTATTTCAATACAAGATCCAGTGGTGACCGAGTCGGAAAAGGCGCTCAAAGACGCCTGGAAAGTGGTGAAAAAAGAGGTAGAGGCACTGCACCGGCTAAGCAAATTCACCGCTCCTTACTATGGCGTGATCGGACAACCTGGTGTATCACACGCCCCTGAATGTCCATTTGGAGTTACGGATGATGCTCACTTGTTACTACAAGATCTAACGAGCAACTACTCGAAGCCCTGCGTCATTGATCTGAAACTCGGTACCCAAACATTTGAGCCCGACGCTCCTCCCGAGAAGCAAGAAAGAGAGCTCGGAAAATATCCCGAGCAGGCAGAATTCGGCTTTCGCATTGTTGGTATGCGAATGTACGATCCCGACCATCCAGATGCAGACGAAAAAGGATTTCGCTGCTTCAAAAAACCGTATGGGCGGTCGCTCAAATCCAGAGATCAGATCCTTGACGCACTACGCACTTTTCTGTGTGCGGGCGTTGAGAAGCCTGTAATCGCGAGCGAAGACAAAAGAATAGCAGAAGACGGCGTCAACAATTTTCTGACAGAATCCGTTCGTTGCAAAACAATCGCCAATCTTTTGGTACAGCTTCGTCAGCTCCGTCGGTGGTTCGAAGAGAACAAGTCTCTTCGGTTTTACGCCAGCTCCTTACTGCTCGTTTACGAAGGCGACACGTCGAAAGATAACGGCAGCCAAGACGCAGCGACTGCTAAAATGATAGACTTTGGACGCGTCAGACGCGAGTTGGGAGGTGATCAGGCCTATCGAGTTGGATTGCGAATGTTGAACAGCTGTCTGGGAGAAATCCTCGatcaggaagaagaacgccTCGGTAAGCATCGATAG
- the DLDH gene encoding dihydrolipoyl dehydrogenase (E3 subunit of dehydrogenase complex:Dihydrolipoamide-E2+NAD=lipoamide-E2+NADH+H Enzyme involved in TCA cycle, glycolysis, gluconeogenesis, pyruvate, glycine, serine & threonine metabolism.) — MMFAAAAAVRVQGRRTATAYAFRSFTSTTPLAEQYDLVVIGGGPGGYVAAIKAGQLGLKTACVEMRGRLGGTCLNVGCIPSKALLQSSHHYHDAKTHFADHGIVIDNVSMDIAKMQTAKAASVEALTGGIEYLFKKNNVEYFKGKGSISGPNGVNVELLDGGTESIDTKNIVIATGSEVSPLPPVPVHNAGGKIVDSTGALDIDKIPETMAVVGGGVIGLEMGSVWSRLGTKVTVIEFMDRLCPAMDIELTKKFQTTLKKQGFKFNLKTKVVKSEVGENGVTLTTEKSKGGGEKTETFDIVLVATGRRPFTEGLGLEALGIEQDKLGRVVVDAHFRTAVPSIYAIGDCINGPMLAHKAEEEGIAVTETIAGFAGHVNYDAIPGVIYTYPEVASVGKTEEELIEAGIKYNKGTFPFSANSRARANGSTEGLVKVLADAETDKILGAHIIGPNAGEMIAEAVIAIEYGASSEDLARTCHAHPTLSEAFKEACMDTYDKPIHF; from the exons ATGATGTTTGCcgccgctgctgctgttcgTGTGCAAGGTCGTCGTACCGCGACGGCTTACGCCTTTCGTTCCTTTACATCGACGACGCCGCTCGCCGAACAGTATGATCTCGTAGTAATTG GCGGAGGGCCCGGTGGATACGTGGCGGCGATCAAGGCGGGTCAGCTGGGACTCAAAACGGCCTGTGTCGAAATGCGGGGACGTCTCGGTGGCACCTGCTTAAACGTGGGATGCATTCCTTCCAAGGCGCTCTTGCAGAGTTCGCACCATTACCATGACGCCAAGACGCACTTTGCCGATCACGGCATTGTCATTGACAACGTCAGTATGGATATTGCCAAGATGCAAACCGCCAAAGCAGCTTCGGTAGAAGCCCTCACGGGGGGGATCGAATACTTGTTCAAGAAAAATAATGTGGAATACTTTAAAGGCAAAGGGTCTATCAGCGGACCCAACGGGGTCAACGTGGAATTGCTCGATGGTGGCACTGAATCCATCGATACCAAAAATATTGTGATCGCAACGGGTAGTGAAGTCTCTCCCCTGCCACCCGTCCCGGTACATAATGCCGGAGGTAAGATTGTTGATTCAACCGGCGCTCTGGACATTGATAAGATCCCCGAAACTATGGCGGTCGTGGGAGGTGGCGTCATTGGCCTCGAAATGGGTTCCGTGTGGTCACGTCTCGGCACCAAAGTGACCGTGATTGAATTCATGGACCGTCTTTGTCCCGCCATGGATATTGAGCTCACGAAAAAGTTTCAAACAACGCTGAAAAAGCAAGGGTTTAAGTTTAACTTGAAGACTAAAGTCGTCAAGAGTGAAGTCGGAGAGAACGGTGTAACGCTGACGACGGAAAAATCCAAGGGTGGTGGTGAAAAGACGGAAACCTTTGACATTGTTTTGGTCGCCACGGGACGCCGGCCCTTCACCGAGGGTCTCGGACTGGAGGCGTTGGGCATCGAACAGGACAAATTGGGACGGGTTGTGGTAGACGCACACTTTCGTACGGCCGTACCCAGTATCTACGCGATCGGCGACTGCATCAACGGCCCCATGCTCGCACACaaggccgaagaagaaggtaTTGCAGTTACCGAAACGATTGCCGGATTCGCCGGGCACGTCAACTACGACGCTATTCCAG GCGTCATTTACACTTACCCCGAAGTCGCCTCTGTTGGcaaaacggaagaagaacttaTAGAAGCTGGTATCAAGTACAATAAGGGAACTTTTCCCTTCTCCGCCAACAGCCGAGCCCGGGCTAACGGTTCCACTGAGGGACTCGTGAAAGTTTTGGCGGATGCCGAAACGGATAAGATTCTAGGTGCACACATTATCGGACCCAACGCTGGTGAGATGATTGCAGAGGCCGTCATCGCCATTGAGTACGGAGCATCCTCAGAAGATTTGGCCCGAACCTGTCATGCCCATCCCACACTCAGTGAAGCCTTCAAGGAGGCCTGTATGGATACTTACGACAAGCCGATTCATTTTTAA
- a CDS encoding predicted protein: MADRKARLAALAARAGRGSIPDAPLEGANEPGETVIPEEPTLAPEMALTDPAVSLRKNKPVDKSLPLGESEPASKRAKPDSSDTNNALQQALVKARAEASLATVANTEYIASVAPRKINDDLKRDVQPKLDKLERRTHKAIVELLKARLEQEAAAEEID; this comes from the coding sequence ATGGCGGACCGCAAAGCGAGACTCGCCGCTTTGGCAGCTCGCGCTGGACGTGGCAGCATTCCGGACGCGCCGTTGGAAGGGGCAAATGAACCGGGTGAAACTGTCATCCCGGAGGAGCCGACCCTGGCACCAGAAATGGCATTGACTGATCCAGCTGTCTCTCTTCGCAAAAACAAACCCGTTGATAAAAGTCTCCCGCTCGGAGAATCCGAACCAGCTAGTAAGCGAGCCAAACCGGATTCCTCCGACACGAACAATGCACTCCAACAGGCACTGGTCAAGGCCAGGGCGGAAGCTTCGCTAGCCACCGTTGCGAATACCGAATATATTGCCTCCGTAGCACCGCGGAAAATCAACGACGATTTGAAACGAGATGTACAGCCAAAGTTGGATAAATTGGAACGCCGTACCCACAAAGCTATTGTGGAATTGCTCAAGGCGAGGCTGGAGCAAGAGGCTGCTGCGGAAGAAATCGATTGA
- a CDS encoding predicted protein, translated as MADFDDRGFAAVNAFFGHSGATASQSDPRANTDVSSTAASSTAAHRNRRQGVGAIASTTETKAAAHVAKRVLQVGNKRKHDDDEEDLAVHAKLEYESGDDEEDRGRTAIESKAVVASTALAVTAKKIAQGAGSKKKKKGKRERQQQVLDGSTPQDKVAETVKSDDQGPNVSVALGDEHNAENSDNKGKKRKRTKVRSRQKNIYKDKREHKPEHLVPGNKEYQGRPLSEATRTKLQLPPSKAAQNVTMILEDRTWTPSR; from the exons ATGGCAGATTTCGACGACCGTGGCTTTGCGGCGGTAAACGCCTTTTTTGGACACAGTGGCGCCACGGCGTCACAATCGGACCCGCGCGCCAATACTGATGTTTCCTCGACCGCTGCCTCGAGTACCGCTGCTCACCGGAATCGCCGCCAAGGCGTAGGCGCAATCGCTTCGACTACTGAAACCAAGGCTGCAGCCCACGTTGCCAAAAGAGTCTTGCAGGTAGGTAACAAACGCAAacatgatgatgatgaggaagatCTTGCCGTACATGCAAAACTTGAGTACGAGAgcggcgacgacgaggaagatcGTGGGCGCACCGCAATCGAATCCAAAGCGGTAGTGGCATCTACTGCACTAGCCGTTACGGCAAAGAAAATAGCGCAGGGAGCTGgttcgaagaagaagaaaaagggcaaAAGAGAACGGCAGCAGCAAGTCTTGGACGGCAGTACTCCGCAGGATAAGGTCGCCGAGACTGTCAAGTCGGATGACCAGGGACCCAACGTATCGGTCGCGTTGGGCGACGAGCACAACGCGGAAAATTCCGACAACAAGGGCAAGAAGCGCAAACGCACTAAAGTTCGCTCCCGTCAAAAGAATATTTACAAGGACAAACGCGAACACAAACCGGAGCATCTGGTGCCAGGCAATAAGGAGTATCAGGGACGGCCCTTGTCCGAAGCCACTCGCACCAAGCTGCAATTGCCTCCAAGCAAAGCAGCCCAAAATGT GACGATGATATTGGAGGACCGGACATGGACACCAAGCCGTTAG